From one Planctomycetota bacterium genomic stretch:
- a CDS encoding type II toxin-antitoxin system HicB family antitoxin, producing MPNSYTAVVKEQDGWWIGWIEEIPGVNCQERTREQLLDTLRVTLREAIEFNRQGAIQAAEPGFVEEKVTV from the coding sequence ATGCCCAACAGCTACACGGCAGTGGTCAAGGAACAGGACGGCTGGTGGATCGGGTGGATCGAGGAGATCCCGGGCGTGAACTGCCAGGAGCGGACGCGCGAGCAGCTTCTCGACACGCTCCGCGTCACCCTCAGGGAAGCCATTGAGTTCAATCGCCAGGGCGCGATTCAGGCCGCGGAACCGGGATTCGTCGAGGAGAAGGTGACGGTGTGA
- a CDS encoding type II toxin-antitoxin system HicA family toxin: MKRTRFLRYLREQGCEFEREGARHSWWQNPSLNRRPAVPRHSGIVDQLARKICKDLGVPPISRGK, encoded by the coding sequence GTGAAGCGCACCAGGTTCCTTCGCTACCTTCGCGAACAGGGTTGCGAATTCGAGCGCGAAGGCGCCAGGCACTCCTGGTGGCAGAACCCAAGTCTCAACAGGCGCCCGGCCGTGCCACGACACAGCGGGATAGTGGACCAGCTCGCGCGCAAGATCTGCAAGGACCTGGGCGTCCCGCCGATCAGCCGGGGCAAGTAG
- a CDS encoding Gfo/Idh/MocA family oxidoreductase, with product MKNTVSRRAFLGRSAVAAMGIGLAAHAVGAEGQPPASDTISMGFIGVGSMGSGDLNAFAAHKDVRVSAICDVNAPRREATVKRFEATAKGYHDFRKLLDEKSIDAVCIATPPHWHAIMAVAAAKAGKDFYVEKPMTLYVAESQAIVKAAKENSRVTQVGTQIHAGGNYRRVVEIVRAGVLGPVNLVRTFNVMNQTRAGVGKAPANAPVPPGLDWDMFLGPLPMRPFNPIIVRDAYFHCSFMDISGGWLPGMAPHIIDLPVWALDLPLPSQVSCAGGRFILDDDGDAPEVQECLFRYPNLVMTWMHNLANSYGFDFNGAGGMARRLGIYFHGEKATLYADYGMHKIVPEADPKAALELPGPSLAPSPGHHRELLDAIKTRQQPLCNVAYHHRVNVPLCLANLSYKLGRSVQFDPVKETILGDDEAARAAMPAYREPWSL from the coding sequence ATGAAGAACACGGTTTCGCGTCGTGCGTTCCTGGGCAGGTCCGCTGTCGCTGCGATGGGGATCGGCCTGGCCGCCCATGCCGTCGGGGCCGAGGGGCAGCCGCCGGCCAGCGACACGATCTCGATGGGCTTCATCGGCGTCGGCTCGATGGGCAGCGGCGACTTGAATGCCTTTGCTGCCCACAAGGACGTGCGCGTGTCGGCCATCTGCGACGTGAACGCGCCCCGCCGCGAGGCGACGGTGAAGCGCTTCGAGGCCACGGCCAAAGGCTATCACGATTTCCGAAAGCTCCTCGACGAGAAGTCCATTGACGCCGTCTGCATCGCCACGCCGCCCCACTGGCACGCGATCATGGCCGTCGCCGCGGCCAAGGCGGGCAAGGACTTCTACGTCGAGAAGCCGATGACACTGTACGTGGCCGAGAGCCAGGCCATCGTGAAGGCGGCGAAGGAGAACAGCCGCGTCACCCAGGTGGGCACGCAGATCCACGCGGGGGGCAACTACCGCCGCGTGGTCGAGATCGTCCGCGCCGGCGTGCTGGGGCCGGTGAACCTCGTCCGCACGTTCAACGTGATGAACCAGACTCGCGCGGGCGTGGGCAAGGCGCCGGCCAACGCGCCCGTGCCGCCGGGGCTCGACTGGGACATGTTCCTGGGGCCGCTCCCGATGCGGCCGTTCAACCCGATCATCGTGCGCGACGCTTACTTCCATTGTTCGTTCATGGACATCAGCGGCGGCTGGCTGCCGGGCATGGCGCCGCACATCATTGACCTGCCCGTCTGGGCGCTCGACCTGCCGCTGCCCAGCCAGGTGAGCTGCGCGGGCGGGCGCTTCATCCTGGACGACGACGGCGACGCGCCCGAGGTCCAGGAGTGTCTCTTCCGCTACCCCAACCTCGTGATGACCTGGATGCACAATCTGGCGAACAGCTATGGCTTCGACTTCAACGGCGCGGGCGGCATGGCGCGGCGCCTGGGCATCTACTTCCACGGCGAGAAGGCCACGCTCTACGCCGACTACGGCATGCACAAGATCGTGCCCGAGGCCGACCCCAAGGCGGCGCTGGAGCTGCCCGGCCCGTCGCTGGCGCCCTCGCCGGGCCACCACCGCGAACTGCTCGACGCCATCAAGACCCGCCAGCAGCCGTTGTGCAACGTGGCCTACCACCACCGCGTCAACGTGCCCCTGTGCCTCGCCAACCTCTCCTACAAGCTCGGCCGCTCCGTGCAGTTCGACCCCGTGAAGGAGACCATCCTGGGCGACGACGAGGCGGCCCGCGCCGCGATGCCGGCCTATCGCGAGCCGTGGAGCCTCTGA